The genomic interval ACCCAGGCAGGCTCCGTGCCGGTCTCGATCGCGTCCTTCGCCAGGGCGAGAAGTTGAGAGACGCTCAGGACCTCGCCGCTCATGCCTCCGCTCCGCCCTGCAGCTCCGCCGCGCGAACCGCGTTGGCCATCAGACATGCGACCGTCATCGGCCCGACGCCCCCCGGGACTGGACTGAGCCAGGAGGCGATCTCCCCGACCGACGAGGCCTCGACATCGCCGACAAGGCGACCGTCCTCCGTTCGGTGGATCCCCACATCGACGACGATCGCCCCGGGCCGCACCCAGGTCTCGTCGA from Candidatus Eisenbacteria bacterium carries:
- a CDS encoding bifunctional 5,10-methylenetetrahydrofolate dehydrogenase/5,10-methenyltetrahydrofolate cyclohydrolase, which codes for DETWVRPGAIVVDVGIHRTEDGRLVGDVEASSVGEIASWLSPVPGGVGPMTVACLMANAVRAAELQGGAEA